In the Colias croceus chromosome 1, ilColCroc2.1 genome, AAGGCGAGCAGTGCAAGCTTTCGGAGAAAgcgaacttttaaaatcatcaaaaatcaTCGCCCTAAAATTGTTTCGTGTTAGTTCCGTTTTTGCTACGGACAACGAACTTCAActtgagataaaaaaaaattgacacgaGCTTTCagccaaatttttttttcctcaacttatgagacttcataggttaaaaaaatataacattcaaaattcaaacatttatgggTGGCTAGAAACGCAAAACTTTTAGTGTGCACTAGGTATcactataattgaaaattgtgactTTTTAGATGGTTTAAATCCTGGAAGTTTCATTTTAGCTGATCGTGGATTTAAGCATGTAGAACAGGTCCTGAATGAGAAAGGAATTAAATTGTTAAGGCCACCTAGTGTACAATCCGGATCAAAATTATCTAAAGCAGAAGTGCGTCAAACTAAAATCATTGCCAGCTTAAGAATTCACATTGAAAGGGTTATAAGGCGTTTAAGAGAATTTCACATGTTAAAACAACATTCAgtaataaatctaaattttCTGCATATTCTAGATGATGTGATTGTTATAGCATGTGcgttaataaatatacaggactctcttataaaataactgtgctattttatacaatattagtgctattttatacaatattaaagtCTTTAGTTTTTGGagttaataaagaaaattttaagtatattttattataagctTTTATTTAGTTTCACCTATCCCAGTGTCTGTAATGAAAAGTAATGACTTTATGTAATTTGGTCACAGGTAAAATGAGTGTTATATGGTCACAGctgaatttatatttcttcaatTTAGGAAGTGCAATTTGGTCACAGGTTTGTTCCAAATTGCTCTATGTTTGTTCATATGTTCCTTGGGGAAAGTTGTTAAGTTTCataaatcggatcagtaggtactatttatGTTATGAGCGCATAAGTATTTCTGTCTTTCTAACTTTGAAATGTTATAGTTTTTTCTCCAAACACTAGTTGGCTGTTCGCAGTGATTCTTTTCTTATtggtttaataaattaatcaagtaataaaaaacagtgagtttcatcaaaatttcTCCAAAGCAGAACCATTAACTGTGCATATCCTCTCAATATTCTGGGCACTGTCTCTTACACCCAGTATGTAAACATCattagtaatttaaataaatgaaaagaccttgaaataatttatacttttaattaacaacattttaataatttaaatagccTATTAATATGAAGTGCTACGTACTAGAATGGGATAAATATTAACTTTCCAAAAGGTTTCCACATTCTGCAACAAGTCATTAACATATTCAtcatcataatttattagaactATATCTACTTTTTTTGATTGTTCAAAATCAGGATGAGCCACACAAAAGTAACCTTTCTTCTTATTTGTCACATACATTTGTATCTGTACTTGAGCGAAATACTTTTGCATCACTTGTCCTTCTTTGAGGTAGTTAAGTTTCGTTTCCTCACTAGTTGGACATTTTACTTCAACAACTGCATCTTTACTTATTCCATCTGGAGTAGCTGCAACCATGGGGTATTTTGTAGACAGAAACACACCACAGGGCTTGAATTTCTTCTTCAGtttgttttgcacaatttttaTGACCGATAATTCTAGCTCTCGGCCTCTTTTCATTGCAGCAGTATCAGGCGTTTTGGCCCCCATAACTGCAGCTACTAAAGATCCATCAGCTGTTTGGCAGCGACTGGCTTCAAAAGCTTTGGAAGCTGTAATACGACTGTATCTCATCTCATACCAGAGAGGACTTTTATACTGGCTCTTAGTTGCTACTTCTATTGAAGTCACAATCTTTTCATCTAGCTGCTCTGCTAATGATTCAAGTAACTtggtaacattatttttaacatccCCAGAAGTTTGCATCAGAAAATGATGCATAGAAAACTGCAT is a window encoding:
- the LOC123692877 gene encoding uncharacterized protein LOC123692877; this encodes MEPNFEKADSRNLPKVDAIMVGMFFKNNPDFYAPELRNVKTATAARESYGDDAIGYVQLRRESDLCTVKCKICPEHKVKASSYKVVMIVDEKKNEIISCQCTDCAASAGGCKHAVAFLMWTHRRSEEPSCTEVECYWKKSTLSRVGTSVKFITLDKMSKKQASRYEESKDLLTEFLHEAKKRKITNCELQKYQHDFRHGDMMQFSMHHFLMQTSGDVKNNVTKLLESLAEQLDEKIVTSIEVATKSQYKSPLWYEMRYSRITASKAFEASRCQTADGSLVAAVMGAKTPDTAAMKRGRELELSVIKIVQNKLKKKFKPCGVFLSTKYPMVAATPDGISKDAVVEVKCPTSEETKLNYLKEGQVMQKYFAQVQIQMYVTNKKKGYFCVAHPDFEQSKKVDIVLINYDDEYVNDLLQNVETFWKVNIYPILVRSTSY